The Cygnus atratus isolate AKBS03 ecotype Queensland, Australia chromosome 12, CAtr_DNAZoo_HiC_assembly, whole genome shotgun sequence genome has a segment encoding these proteins:
- the TMEM231 gene encoding transmembrane protein 231 isoform X3 — translation MAGVELFSHPALHTRYRAGLCSAAALALLLIAVLTYVPPLLVAYRSHGFWLKQSAYREQPTVRFRYEVLFVATTGPGPGSFLAWSTFPAFNRLQEDRLRVPLLSTREEDKNQDGKMDQLHFKLELPLQPTEHVVGVQLILIFSYQLYRMSTLVMQSMAFLQFFSPVPGSQLYMNGDLKLNQRQLLNHCGLDTRYNVSVVNGTSPFAADYDLTNIIAAYRDRNVTTVFSDPNPVWMTGRAADTPFIINATIRYPEEVILYQPGFWEIIKFAWIQYVSILLIFLWVFGWIKMFVFQNQVFTTTPISPVLPLSPVLSYKQHQS, via the exons ATGGCGGGCGTGGAGCTCTTCTCGCACCCCGCGCTCCACACTCGGTACCGGGCCGGGCTCTGCTCCGCCGCTGCGCTGGCGCTGCTGCTCATCGCCGTGCTCACCTACGTGCCGCCGCTGCTGGTGGCCTACCGCAGCCACG GTTTCTGGCTGAAGCAGAGCGCGTACCGTGAGCAGCCCACCGTGCGGTTCCGGTACGAGGTGCTTTTCGTGGCAACTaccgggcccggcccgggcaGTTTCTTGGCGTGGAGCACGTTCCCAGCGTTCAACCGGCTCCAGGAGGACAGACTGCGAGTCCCGCTTCTGTCG ACTAgggaagaagacaaaaatcaagATGGCAAAATGGATcagttgcattttaaattgGAGCTTCCGCTACAACCTACCGAGCATGTAGTTGGTGTTCAGCTGATTCTAATCTTTTCCTACCAGCTCTAT AGAATGTCAACACTTGTGATGCAGAGCAtggcttttcttcagtttttttctcctgtaccAGGGTCTCAGCTCTATATGAATGGAGACCTGAAACTGAACCAGAGGCAATTACTTAACCACTGTGGACTGGATACCAGATACAAT GTGTCTGTGGTCAATGGCACAAGTCCTTTTGCAGCTGACTATGATCTAACAAACATCATTGCAGCATATCGAGATAGAAATG TGACAACAGTTTTTTCAGATCCCAACCCTGTTTGGATgactggaagagcagcagataCACCATTCATCATTAATGCTACAATTCGTTACCCAGAGGAAGTTATCCTATATC AGCCAGGATTTTGGGAAATTATTAAATTTGCCTGGATCCAGTATGTCAGCATTCTCCTTATCTTTCTCTGGGTCTTTGGTTGgattaaaatgtttgtgttcCAGAATCAGGTGTTCACTACAACTCCAATATCACCAGTTCTGCCATTGTCTCCAGTGTTGTCCTACAAGCAGCATCAGTCCTGA
- the TMEM231 gene encoding transmembrane protein 231 isoform X1, translating to MAGVELFSHPALHTRYRAGLCSAAALALLLIAVLTYVPPLLVAYRSHGFWLKQSAYREQPTVRFRYEVLFVATTGPGPGSFLAWSTFPAFNRLQEDRLRVPLLSVGVPGGAGGDAGRVGGARERAAGCAPLPSRSSSLVPNFAPHGTTLSGQTREEDKNQDGKMDQLHFKLELPLQPTEHVVGVQLILIFSYQLYRMSTLVMQSMAFLQFFSPVPGSQLYMNGDLKLNQRQLLNHCGLDTRYNVSVVNGTSPFAADYDLTNIIAAYRDRNVTTVFSDPNPVWMTGRAADTPFIINATIRYPEEVILYQPGFWEIIKFAWIQYVSILLIFLWVFGWIKMFVFQNQVFTTTPISPVLPLSPVLSYKQHQS from the exons ATGGCGGGCGTGGAGCTCTTCTCGCACCCCGCGCTCCACACTCGGTACCGGGCCGGGCTCTGCTCCGCCGCTGCGCTGGCGCTGCTGCTCATCGCCGTGCTCACCTACGTGCCGCCGCTGCTGGTGGCCTACCGCAGCCACG GTTTCTGGCTGAAGCAGAGCGCGTACCGTGAGCAGCCCACCGTGCGGTTCCGGTACGAGGTGCTTTTCGTGGCAACTaccgggcccggcccgggcaGTTTCTTGGCGTGGAGCACGTTCCCAGCGTTCAACCGGCTCCAGGAGGACAGACTGCGAGTCCCGCTTCTGTCGGTAGGCGTACCGGGCGGTGCTGGCGGGGACGCGGGTCGCGTTGGTGGTGCCCGTGAGCGAGCGGCCGGGTGCGCACCGCTGCCTTCGAGGAGCAGCAGCCTCGTGCCTAACTTCGCGCCTCATGGCACGACTCTCTCGGGACAG ACTAgggaagaagacaaaaatcaagATGGCAAAATGGATcagttgcattttaaattgGAGCTTCCGCTACAACCTACCGAGCATGTAGTTGGTGTTCAGCTGATTCTAATCTTTTCCTACCAGCTCTAT AGAATGTCAACACTTGTGATGCAGAGCAtggcttttcttcagtttttttctcctgtaccAGGGTCTCAGCTCTATATGAATGGAGACCTGAAACTGAACCAGAGGCAATTACTTAACCACTGTGGACTGGATACCAGATACAAT GTGTCTGTGGTCAATGGCACAAGTCCTTTTGCAGCTGACTATGATCTAACAAACATCATTGCAGCATATCGAGATAGAAATG TGACAACAGTTTTTTCAGATCCCAACCCTGTTTGGATgactggaagagcagcagataCACCATTCATCATTAATGCTACAATTCGTTACCCAGAGGAAGTTATCCTATATC AGCCAGGATTTTGGGAAATTATTAAATTTGCCTGGATCCAGTATGTCAGCATTCTCCTTATCTTTCTCTGGGTCTTTGGTTGgattaaaatgtttgtgttcCAGAATCAGGTGTTCACTACAACTCCAATATCACCAGTTCTGCCATTGTCTCCAGTGTTGTCCTACAAGCAGCATCAGTCCTGA
- the LOC118257899 gene encoding carbohydrate sulfotransferase 5-like — protein MARIRISSTIVILFVMVQTGFLVFMYARYSSFMLQSEEKPSQVHILILSSWRSGSSFVGQLFSQHPSVFYLMEPAWHVWVTMYQNSAKVLHMAVRDLVRSVFLCDMSVFDAYMPWKRNLSDLFQWAVSRALCSAPACDSFQRTDITSEMACKTLCGRYPFTKVEEACKTYSHVVIKEVRFFDLKVLYPLLIDPSLNLKIIHLVRDPRAVVKSREQSVKALARDNGIVLSTNGTKVEDSKYKVMQEICRSHVQIYETATLKPPSFLKDRYLMIRFEDLVRDPLSEISEMYKFADLSLTPTLKSWVYNITHGQGPGRKKEAFKITSRDAVNVSQAWRNVLSFQKIKKIQEVCKGAINMLGYQLVDSEKEQRDLSLDLVLPRRQNQFSWSSFNPKN, from the coding sequence ATGGCAAGGATTCGGATCTCTAGCACAATTGTTATACTTTTTGTTATGGTTCAGACTGGATTCTTAGTCTTCATGTATGCCCGGTACAGTAGCTTCATGCTTCAGTCTGAGGAGAAACCGTCTCAAGTCCACATCCTCATTCTCTCCTCCTGGCGGTCAGGATCTTCTTTTGTTGGTCAACTTTTCAGCCAGCACCCCAGTGTCTTCTACCTGATGGAGCCTGCCTGGCACGTATGGGTTACGATGTATCAGAACAGTGCTAAGGTCTTGCACATGGCAGTGCGGGACCTAGTCAGGTCGGTCTTTCTGTGTGACATGTCTGTGTTTGATGCTTACATGCCTTGGAAAAGAAACTTATCTGATCTTTTCCAGTGGGCAGTGAGTCGAGCTCTATGTTCAGCTCCTGCTTGTGACTCCTTTCAGCGTACTGACATAACCAGTGAAATGGCGTGCAAGACTCTTTGTGGACGGTACCCGTTCACCAAGGTGGAGGAAGCCTGTAAAACGTACAGCCATGTTGTCATCAAGGAGGTTCGGTTTTTTGACTTGAAGGTCCTCTACCCACTTCTCATTGATCCATCCCTGAACCTCAAAATCATTCACCTGGTCCGTGACCCCAGGGCAGTTGTCAAGTCACGAGAACAATCAGTCAAAGCATTAGCCCGTGACAATGGAATTGTTCTGAGTACCAATGGCACTAAAGTGGAAGATAGCAAATACAAAGTAATGCAAGAGATTTGTAGAAGTCATGTTCAGATTTATGAAACAGCTACTCTAAAACCACCTAGTTTCCTTAAAGATCGCTATCTAATGATCCGTTTTGAAGATCTGGTAAGAGATCCATTATCAGAAATCTCAGAAATGTATAAATTTGCAGATCTTAGTTTGACCCCCACACTCAAAAGTTGGGTCTATAACATCACCCATGGACAGGGGccgggaagaaaaaaagaagccttcAAAATCACGTCTCGAGATGCAGTTAATGTTTCCCAGGCCTGGAGAAATGTTCTTTCATtccagaaaattaagaaaatacaggaaGTTTGCAAAGGTGCTATAAACATGCTTGGCTATCAGCTAGTGgattcagaaaaagaacaaagagatCTGTCACTGGATTTAGTGTTGCCAAGAAGACAAAACCAATTCAGCTGGTCATCATTTAATCCAAAGAACTAA
- the TMEM231 gene encoding transmembrane protein 231 isoform X2: MAGVELFSHPALHTRYRAGLCSAAALALLLIAVLTYVPPLLVAYRSHGFWLKQSAYREQPTVRFRYEVLFVATTGPGPGSFLAWSTFPAFNRLQEDRLRVPLLSVGVPGGAGGDAGRVGGARERAAGCAPLPSRSSSLVPNFAPHGTTLSGQTREEDKNQDGKMDQLHFKLELPLQPTEHVVGVQLILIFSYQLYRMSTLVMQSMAFLQFFSPVPGSQLYMNGDLKLNQRQLLNHCGLDTRYNVSVVNGTSPFAADYDLTNIIAAYRDRNDPNPVWMTGRAADTPFIINATIRYPEEVILYQPGFWEIIKFAWIQYVSILLIFLWVFGWIKMFVFQNQVFTTTPISPVLPLSPVLSYKQHQS, translated from the exons ATGGCGGGCGTGGAGCTCTTCTCGCACCCCGCGCTCCACACTCGGTACCGGGCCGGGCTCTGCTCCGCCGCTGCGCTGGCGCTGCTGCTCATCGCCGTGCTCACCTACGTGCCGCCGCTGCTGGTGGCCTACCGCAGCCACG GTTTCTGGCTGAAGCAGAGCGCGTACCGTGAGCAGCCCACCGTGCGGTTCCGGTACGAGGTGCTTTTCGTGGCAACTaccgggcccggcccgggcaGTTTCTTGGCGTGGAGCACGTTCCCAGCGTTCAACCGGCTCCAGGAGGACAGACTGCGAGTCCCGCTTCTGTCGGTAGGCGTACCGGGCGGTGCTGGCGGGGACGCGGGTCGCGTTGGTGGTGCCCGTGAGCGAGCGGCCGGGTGCGCACCGCTGCCTTCGAGGAGCAGCAGCCTCGTGCCTAACTTCGCGCCTCATGGCACGACTCTCTCGGGACAG ACTAgggaagaagacaaaaatcaagATGGCAAAATGGATcagttgcattttaaattgGAGCTTCCGCTACAACCTACCGAGCATGTAGTTGGTGTTCAGCTGATTCTAATCTTTTCCTACCAGCTCTAT AGAATGTCAACACTTGTGATGCAGAGCAtggcttttcttcagtttttttctcctgtaccAGGGTCTCAGCTCTATATGAATGGAGACCTGAAACTGAACCAGAGGCAATTACTTAACCACTGTGGACTGGATACCAGATACAAT GTGTCTGTGGTCAATGGCACAAGTCCTTTTGCAGCTGACTATGATCTAACAAACATCATTGCAGCATATCGAGATAGAAATG ATCCCAACCCTGTTTGGATgactggaagagcagcagataCACCATTCATCATTAATGCTACAATTCGTTACCCAGAGGAAGTTATCCTATATC AGCCAGGATTTTGGGAAATTATTAAATTTGCCTGGATCCAGTATGTCAGCATTCTCCTTATCTTTCTCTGGGTCTTTGGTTGgattaaaatgtttgtgttcCAGAATCAGGTGTTCACTACAACTCCAATATCACCAGTTCTGCCATTGTCTCCAGTGTTGTCCTACAAGCAGCATCAGTCCTGA